A region of Ignavibacteriota bacterium DNA encodes the following proteins:
- the speA gene encoding biosynthetic arginine decarboxylase, whose amino-acid sequence MRKWRIEDSAELYNIDGWGVNYFGINEKGNVFVTPTKNGVQVDLRELIDELIIRDVDTPVLLRFPDIIHNRIETIFKCFQIASKEYNYNGKSFIIYPIKVNQMRPVVEEIVKYGEEFNIGLEAGSKPELHAVLAIQDNPNALVICNGYKDEAFIELALLAQKMGKNVFLVVEKLNEIKLILKISKRLNVKPNIGIRVKLASSGSGKWESSGGDRSKFGLTASELLEATELLESAGRMDELRLIHFHLGSQITKIGKIKTALREASQFYVQLRQAGFNIEFVDIGGGLGVDYDGSRSSNQSSINYSIQEYVNDAVSNIVDACDKNELPHPNIITESGRSITAHHSVLIFDVLETTSLPTWDSSYNVTEEDDELVQELYSIFQKLTKNRMIEAWHDALQIREESLDRFSLGMLDLKTRALIERLFWSIAREIHEISQNIKHNYEELRVLARMLSDKYFCNFSLFQSLPDSWAIDQIFPIIPIHRLNEKPTKSATLQDITCDSDGKIDHFIGIGDTSYNMQVHQLKKNEPYYIGVFLVGAYQEILGDLHNLFGDTNAVHIAVNDDKYIIKQIIDGETVEEVLDYVQFNSKKLVRTMETWVGAAVKEGKITATEGKEFLANYRSGLYGYTYLQSE is encoded by the coding sequence ATGCGCAAATGGCGTATAGAAGATTCAGCTGAATTATATAATATTGACGGTTGGGGAGTCAACTATTTTGGCATTAACGAAAAAGGGAATGTATTTGTTACACCAACGAAAAATGGTGTGCAGGTAGATTTACGTGAATTAATTGATGAATTGATAATCCGTGATGTTGATACGCCTGTATTATTAAGATTTCCTGACATCATTCATAATAGAATTGAAACTATTTTCAAGTGTTTTCAAATTGCATCCAAAGAATATAATTACAACGGCAAAAGCTTTATCATTTATCCAATTAAAGTAAATCAAATGCGACCGGTTGTAGAAGAAATTGTCAAATATGGCGAAGAATTCAATATCGGTCTTGAAGCAGGCTCTAAGCCTGAACTACACGCTGTACTTGCTATACAGGACAATCCTAACGCACTTGTTATATGTAATGGATACAAAGACGAAGCATTTATTGAGCTGGCATTACTTGCTCAAAAAATGGGGAAGAATGTTTTTCTTGTTGTAGAAAAGTTGAATGAAATTAAATTGATTCTGAAAATCTCCAAAAGGCTTAATGTAAAGCCTAATATTGGAATTCGTGTAAAGCTGGCAAGTTCAGGGAGTGGCAAATGGGAAAGTTCGGGCGGTGACAGAAGCAAATTCGGACTGACTGCAAGTGAACTCCTTGAAGCAACAGAACTCCTTGAGTCCGCAGGCAGAATGGACGAACTCAGGCTTATTCACTTTCATCTTGGAAGCCAAATCACTAAAATTGGAAAGATTAAGACTGCACTCCGTGAAGCATCACAATTCTATGTTCAGCTTCGTCAAGCCGGTTTTAATATCGAATTTGTTGATATCGGAGGTGGACTTGGTGTGGACTATGACGGCTCGAGGTCATCAAATCAAAGCAGCATAAATTATTCAATTCAGGAATATGTAAATGATGCTGTATCTAATATTGTGGATGCCTGCGATAAAAATGAACTTCCTCACCCTAATATTATTACTGAATCAGGACGCTCTATTACAGCTCATCACTCTGTGCTGATATTTGATGTTCTTGAAACAACATCACTCCCGACATGGGATTCATCCTATAATGTAACAGAAGAAGACGATGAACTTGTACAGGAGCTATATAGTATTTTTCAAAAATTAACCAAAAACCGGATGATTGAAGCATGGCATGACGCTCTTCAAATTCGTGAAGAATCACTTGATAGATTCAGCCTTGGAATGCTGGATTTGAAAACCCGGGCACTCATTGAAAGGCTTTTTTGGTCTATAGCAAGAGAAATACACGAAATATCCCAGAATATCAAACATAATTATGAAGAATTAAGAGTACTTGCAAGAATGCTCTCAGATAAGTATTTTTGTAATTTCTCGCTTTTCCAGTCATTGCCTGACTCTTGGGCAATTGACCAGATTTTCCCGATTATTCCTATTCATAGATTGAATGAGAAACCAACTAAATCCGCTACTTTGCAGGATATAACCTGCGATTCTGATGGTAAAATAGACCATTTTATCGGAATCGGTGATACTTCCTATAATATGCAGGTACATCAGCTAAAGAAGAACGAGCCGTATTACATTGGTGTCTTTTTGGTTGGTGCTTATCAGGAAATTTTGGGTGACTTGCATAATTTATTTGGTGATACAAATGCCGTTCATATTGCTGTTAATGATGATAAATATATCATTAAACAAATTATTGACGGTGAAACTGTAGAAGAAGTTTTAGACTATGTGCAATTCAATTCCAAAAAACTTGTACGCACTATGGAAACTTGGGTTGGAGCAGCTGTCAAAGAAGGTAAAATTACTGCTACCGAAGGTAAAGAATTTCTGGCAAATTACAGGTCGGGATTATATGGTTATACGTATTTGCAATCTGAATAA
- a CDS encoding choice-of-anchor D domain-containing protein: MRLYLHILIYLSIFVPLSAQTFDIFDIDASEFPIMKAKFLAFDEHGNQITNVTTDDISIIEEGNVRRIISLTCNSNITLEPVSTVLVMDASGSMARRNLFLAQSAARAWINAMPDGDSECAITAFDLENYLIQDFTNIKEILLDKVNDLFAQGGTSYNAAFIDELYGGLIVSRNAQYKKVIVMMTDGRPTTATLEHLIIDEAIQQEAMIFVVTLGMPCPPVLRQIANVTGGQWFENVSTAQSASETYNQILKIVSGAEACEIVWESDVTCFGGERLAEINFYPTLMNKYFNYNMPLNSVTGINISPESVFFKNVMPGTARDTTIFITANNGDLNVSEIKFDHPAFEVFPRSFKINKGQTQPVKITYTAQPGGEYTWTRMEMYNNLCPAQIFASGGFAGKRPEKKTLKLTHPNGNELFVAGNDTVVTWEGIPETDDVRLEYSYDNGNNWNLVSERTNGGTFNWNRIPRTPSKECLMKVSQLKMDIGNNAEWARTLGGDFYFNLDEPHSGIALDIYGNIYVTGQFTETINVEGKILTSEGKEDIFIAKFSPDGELEWLTKLGGPESDVANEIEVDFFGNSYVVGKFSQSLFYDSRVLLSRGGTDAFIAKILPDGSFEWVKNVGGPGDDAANDIVIDNLGNVIITGAYSEGAYFGSFEIFSSGSTDIFLTKFSPEGNCLWVKKFGGEYQDEGLSLAVDLGNKIYLTGRFSRSARFENVNLVTPGKDTEFTDYDVFICKFFQNGTMEWVTQAGGERDDTGFGIGVDSRGDVFIAGSYMKEANFGGFTLQANSASENETSDIFIAKLNTNGRFDWVRTAGGNSNDAAYDLAVDSDGNAIITGAFTNRATFDNNEVISKGFLDVFVAKYTSQGLVEWVKRAGGSYADYGFSIALDAWGNSYIGGNYTNAGDFGSTILRTRLGLLDFYIWGAGGGNDALQEDVSDLLWTIAAPEARAIDVDMGQVYLGNSKDSVVVGFIKNVGNFDFRIDSIFFQGPEKDAFTIVSRNSNILIKTDSADETEFYFNPVKAGKNNSDIIIHTQSDTIRRKITGEGLLPDLMLIHRNIDFGKVLVGENKDTLRTAMIANNSKNPIEITETRHNKPNDVDFKTIEGGGNQVLMPGDTLFMDLRFEPSEKGRTSGSLEFHHKGVGSPVVVILGGEGINPNPSILVSDNFFPELFCQSEHKAQLRISNRGGAILNVESIHFEGVNSSDFEILSELPLSVNPDRTSAVDVQYSSDLPGIKTAEIVIKSNSNPDSIARVPISVIMNGAKAISESGNIDFGILDLNENATKILTIKNAGNKAANFFINSISPFYLTSETVFLLPNQSAEIEVKFDGINESASLSGKITILDEVCNFETAVDIRAIVNKKEKPIISVLSQNFEVLNCESSINRNFTISNQGRETLNIESIDILNDIDSEFVITPLQNNSIPQGESAEFELSFIPKSAGDKSCQLFIKSNSEIDSELSIPVEASYHPVSFEISENTLDVGRIIQSQTAEFKVNLTNSGFTTNTFTIINNNDIEFTENRISLNSGETRAISGNIKTDDLSGINIFTFQIVDSICKLMSEVRISASIYPAAAINLKVLSSEGFAGDVIEIPVIATEASDLTGFVINSFDFHLKFNPTILLPVNTNDYEIIDGIGSLTLKDVPYNGEGELLRIPFKVGLGDAEISNLIISNPNVNGDDVAVMPESGIFTSLGICFEGGARLINPNGQGGIMKINPNPAHSEMISISVNIIENGIHSVSIYNSNGYLKEDFLLKSEKGSRQLFINSNDLESGVYFIQYTSPTINEVKKLVIIK; this comes from the coding sequence ATGAGATTATACCTACATATTTTAATTTATTTATCTATTTTCGTGCCGCTTAGTGCACAGACATTTGATATTTTTGATATTGATGCTTCAGAATTCCCTATTATGAAAGCCAAATTTCTTGCATTCGATGAACATGGAAATCAAATCACAAATGTCACAACTGATGATATCAGCATCATTGAGGAGGGGAATGTCCGAAGAATAATCTCCCTGACTTGTAATTCAAATATTACTTTAGAGCCTGTTTCAACAGTTTTGGTTATGGATGCGTCGGGTTCGATGGCAAGAAGAAATCTCTTCCTTGCTCAATCTGCTGCAAGAGCCTGGATAAATGCAATGCCTGACGGTGACTCTGAATGTGCTATTACTGCCTTTGACCTTGAAAATTACTTAATTCAGGACTTTACAAATATAAAAGAAATTCTCTTAGATAAAGTGAATGATTTGTTTGCACAAGGTGGAACAAGTTACAATGCAGCTTTTATAGATGAACTTTATGGAGGATTGATTGTTTCGCGTAATGCTCAATATAAAAAAGTTATTGTTATGATGACTGACGGCAGACCAACAACTGCAACTTTGGAGCATTTGATAATTGATGAAGCAATTCAGCAGGAAGCAATGATTTTTGTTGTCACATTAGGTATGCCATGTCCTCCTGTGCTTAGGCAAATTGCAAATGTAACAGGTGGTCAATGGTTCGAAAATGTAAGTACAGCCCAAAGTGCATCAGAAACTTATAATCAAATTTTGAAAATTGTTTCGGGTGCTGAAGCATGCGAAATAGTTTGGGAAAGTGATGTCACTTGCTTTGGTGGGGAAAGATTGGCTGAAATCAATTTCTACCCTACTTTAATGAACAAGTATTTCAATTATAATATGCCACTTAACTCGGTGACAGGTATCAATATTTCACCGGAATCAGTATTTTTTAAAAATGTAATGCCAGGTACAGCGAGAGATACAACGATTTTTATCACAGCAAATAACGGCGATTTGAATGTCTCGGAAATAAAGTTTGACCATCCCGCATTCGAAGTATTTCCAAGGTCTTTCAAAATTAATAAAGGGCAAACGCAACCGGTAAAAATTACTTATACAGCACAGCCCGGTGGAGAATATACTTGGACAAGAATGGAAATGTATAATAATTTGTGCCCTGCACAAATATTTGCAAGTGGAGGATTTGCAGGAAAGAGACCTGAGAAAAAGACTTTGAAGCTCACACATCCTAACGGTAATGAGCTTTTTGTAGCCGGAAATGATACTGTGGTCACATGGGAGGGAATTCCTGAAACTGATGACGTCAGACTCGAATACAGCTATGATAATGGCAATAACTGGAATCTTGTATCGGAAAGAACAAACGGTGGTACTTTTAATTGGAATCGAATCCCTCGAACACCAAGTAAAGAATGTCTGATGAAGGTATCACAACTCAAGATGGATATTGGAAATAATGCCGAATGGGCAAGAACTCTTGGGGGTGACTTTTATTTCAATTTGGATGAACCTCATTCAGGAATAGCTCTCGATATTTATGGTAATATTTATGTTACTGGACAATTTACCGAAACAATTAATGTAGAAGGTAAAATATTGACTTCAGAAGGTAAAGAAGATATATTTATTGCAAAGTTTTCTCCGGATGGTGAGCTTGAATGGTTGACGAAATTAGGAGGACCGGAATCTGATGTAGCTAATGAAATTGAGGTTGATTTCTTCGGAAATTCTTATGTAGTCGGTAAATTCTCTCAATCACTTTTTTATGATTCCCGTGTACTGCTAAGCAGAGGTGGAACTGATGCTTTCATTGCGAAAATCCTGCCCGACGGCTCTTTTGAATGGGTGAAAAATGTCGGTGGTCCCGGTGATGATGCTGCAAATGACATTGTAATAGATAATTTAGGCAATGTTATTATTACAGGTGCTTATAGTGAAGGAGCTTATTTTGGAAGTTTTGAAATATTTAGTAGCGGTAGTACGGATATATTCCTGACAAAATTCTCACCTGAAGGTAATTGTTTATGGGTAAAAAAATTTGGAGGAGAGTATCAGGATGAAGGGCTTTCTTTGGCTGTTGACCTTGGAAATAAAATTTATTTGACGGGAAGATTCAGCAGGTCAGCAAGATTCGAAAACGTTAATCTTGTTACACCCGGAAAAGATACTGAATTTACTGATTATGACGTATTTATCTGCAAGTTTTTTCAAAATGGAACAATGGAATGGGTAACTCAGGCGGGCGGGGAAAGAGATGATACCGGATTTGGAATTGGTGTTGATTCAAGAGGCGATGTTTTTATTGCCGGAAGTTATATGAAAGAAGCTAATTTCGGCGGGTTTACTTTGCAAGCAAATTCAGCCAGTGAAAATGAAACAAGTGATATTTTTATAGCTAAACTCAATACTAATGGCAGATTTGACTGGGTGCGAACCGCCGGTGGAAATAGTAACGATGCAGCTTATGACTTAGCAGTTGATTCTGATGGTAACGCAATAATTACAGGAGCATTTACAAATAGGGCTACATTTGATAATAATGAAGTAATCAGTAAAGGATTTCTTGATGTATTTGTTGCAAAGTATACTTCACAAGGTTTGGTAGAATGGGTTAAAAGAGCAGGTGGTTCCTATGCTGATTATGGCTTTTCAATTGCACTTGATGCATGGGGGAATTCATATATAGGTGGAAACTATACAAATGCGGGAGATTTTGGTAGTACTATTTTGAGGACAAGACTTGGCTTACTGGATTTCTACATCTGGGGAGCAGGTGGTGGTAATGATGCATTACAGGAGGATGTTTCCGATTTGCTCTGGACAATCGCTGCTCCTGAAGCGAGAGCTATAGATGTTGATATGGGACAGGTTTATCTTGGAAATTCCAAAGACTCAGTCGTAGTCGGCTTCATAAAAAATGTTGGCAATTTTGATTTTAGAATAGATTCTATATTTTTCCAAGGACCTGAAAAAGATGCTTTTACGATTGTAAGCCGAAACAGCAATATATTAATCAAAACTGATAGTGCTGATGAAACAGAGTTTTATTTCAATCCTGTGAAAGCAGGTAAAAATAATTCTGATATTATAATTCATACTCAATCAGATACAATCAGAAGAAAGATTACAGGTGAAGGTTTATTACCTGATTTAATGCTAATACATAGAAATATTGACTTTGGAAAAGTATTGGTAGGAGAAAATAAGGATACTTTAAGAACTGCTATGATTGCAAACAATAGCAAAAATCCGATTGAAATAACTGAGACTCGTCACAACAAACCTAATGATGTAGATTTTAAGACTATCGAAGGAGGAGGAAATCAAGTTTTAATGCCGGGTGATACTCTATTTATGGATTTGAGATTTGAGCCGTCGGAAAAAGGAAGGACAAGCGGCTCGCTCGAATTTCATCATAAAGGTGTTGGTAGTCCCGTAGTTGTAATACTTGGTGGTGAAGGCATTAATCCTAACCCTTCAATATTAGTTTCTGATAATTTTTTCCCGGAACTGTTTTGCCAGAGTGAGCATAAAGCACAGTTAAGAATTTCCAATCGCGGAGGTGCAATTCTAAATGTTGAATCAATACACTTTGAGGGAGTTAACAGTTCTGATTTTGAGATTCTTTCAGAACTACCGTTGTCTGTGAATCCCGACAGAACCTCAGCAGTAGATGTTCAGTATTCATCTGATTTACCGGGAATAAAGACTGCCGAAATTGTTATAAAAAGCAATTCCAATCCTGATTCTATTGCAAGAGTTCCTATTTCAGTCATTATGAATGGTGCAAAAGCTATATCTGAAAGTGGCAATATAGATTTTGGGATTTTAGATTTAAATGAAAATGCTACAAAAATCCTGACTATCAAAAATGCTGGCAATAAAGCGGCAAATTTTTTCATTAATTCAATATCACCCTTTTATTTAACCTCCGAAACTGTATTCCTACTTCCAAATCAGTCTGCTGAAATCGAGGTTAAATTCGATGGAATTAATGAATCTGCGAGTCTATCCGGGAAGATTACAATACTTGATGAAGTTTGTAATTTTGAAACTGCAGTTGATATTAGAGCCATAGTTAATAAGAAAGAAAAGCCAATAATTTCTGTTCTTTCACAAAATTTTGAAGTACTGAATTGTGAATCATCAATTAACAGAAATTTTACTATTTCAAATCAAGGCAGAGAAACACTGAATATTGAATCAATTGATATATTAAATGATATTGACTCGGAATTTGTGATTACTCCGCTCCAAAATAACTCTATTCCTCAGGGTGAGTCTGCCGAATTTGAGCTGTCATTTATACCAAAATCTGCAGGTGATAAGTCTTGTCAATTATTTATTAAGAGCAATTCTGAAATTGATTCCGAACTTTCAATTCCTGTTGAAGCAAGTTATCATCCCGTATCTTTTGAAATATCTGAGAATACTTTAGATGTTGGGCGAATTATTCAAAGTCAGACTGCTGAGTTTAAAGTGAATTTAACTAACAGCGGATTTACAACAAATACTTTTACAATTATTAATAATAATGATATTGAATTCACTGAAAATCGAATTTCACTTAATTCAGGTGAAACTCGAGCAATATCAGGAAATATTAAAACAGACGACCTGTCAGGAATTAATATTTTCACTTTCCAAATTGTGGATTCTATTTGCAAATTAATGTCTGAAGTCAGGATTTCAGCATCAATTTACCCTGCTGCGGCTATCAATTTGAAAGTATTATCTTCTGAGGGCTTTGCCGGTGATGTGATTGAAATTCCCGTGATTGCAACTGAAGCATCGGATTTAACCGGATTTGTAATTAATTCGTTTGATTTTCATTTGAAATTCAATCCTACAATTCTTCTCCCTGTTAACACTAACGATTATGAAATAATTGACGGGATTGGCTCACTTACTCTTAAAGATGTACCTTATAATGGGGAAGGTGAACTTTTAAGAATTCCATTCAAAGTAGGACTTGGTGATGCTGAAATCAGCAATTTAATTATCAGCAATCCAAATGTAAATGGTGATGATGTCGCTGTCATGCCGGAAAGTGGCATATTTACTTCGCTTGGAATATGCTTCGAGGGAGGTGCCAGGCTGATTAATCCAAATGGACAGGGCGGTATAATGAAAATAAATCCAAATCCTGCACATAGCGAGATGATTTCTATATCAGTAAACATTATTGAAAATGGTATTCATAGTGTTTCAATTTATAATTCTAACGGATATTTGAAAGAAGATTTTTTGTTGAAAAGTGAAAAAGGATCAAGACAGTTATTTATAAACTCAAATGATTTGGAATCAGGAGTTTACTTCATTCAATATACTTCACCAACAATTAATGAAGTAAAGAAACTGGTTATTATAAAATAG
- the rnhA gene encoding ribonuclease HI, with amino-acid sequence MKANSAITIYTDGSCLGNPGRGGYAAVLMSGTRRKEISQGFRHTTNNRMELMAVIEALKAVNKNKRYDITIYTDSRLIVDAINKFWLKSWIQKGWKKSNKQPVLNSDLWKQLAEEISHHNVKFQWVEAHVGIKENERCDELGKLAAQSDDLLNDDAYLLGSDT; translated from the coding sequence ATGAAAGCTAATTCTGCAATAACAATATATACCGATGGCTCATGCCTTGGCAATCCGGGAAGAGGCGGTTATGCTGCCGTACTGATGAGCGGCACCAGAAGAAAAGAAATATCCCAAGGATTCAGACATACGACCAACAACCGTATGGAACTGATGGCAGTAATCGAAGCACTTAAAGCCGTTAACAAAAATAAACGCTATGATATAACTATTTATACCGACTCTCGTCTTATCGTTGATGCAATCAATAAATTCTGGCTTAAATCATGGATTCAAAAAGGTTGGAAGAAAAGTAACAAGCAGCCGGTTTTGAACAGTGATTTATGGAAACAGCTTGCTGAAGAAATCAGCCATCATAACGTGAAATTTCAATGGGTCGAAGCTCATGTTGGAATTAAAGAGAATGAAAGATGTGATGAGTTAGGAAAATTGGCTGCACAAAGTGATGATTTATTAAACGATGATGCATATTTATTAGGAAGTGACACATAA
- a CDS encoding DUF1460 domain-containing protein, giving the protein MNFSRREILKMFGTAALLLTPAHTLLFGQNSGNPAYFKIISKIRNNGWQQLKLNQLITNIAMEFIDVPYVGGTLDANSVETCSVFLDKLDCVTYFETVLGIAKCIKSKKYDFDDLVEQVKQTRYRNGIVDGYSSRLHYTADWIYENTKNNITKDITKNIGGEIIKFDTFFMSKNFDKYNALKDNPELVRVIKQQEEAINSREYYYIPKNKLSRKISGIESGDIIAITTSIPGLDYAHIGFAFKNDKEEIQLLHASSKKKKVVLDIYLSEYLKGIKNNTGITVLRSV; this is encoded by the coding sequence ATGAATTTCTCAAGACGTGAAATATTGAAAATGTTTGGTACAGCAGCATTGCTTCTAACACCTGCTCACACATTACTTTTTGGGCAGAACAGTGGTAACCCGGCTTATTTTAAAATTATATCAAAAATCCGCAATAACGGATGGCAACAACTTAAATTGAATCAACTAATCACAAATATTGCAATGGAATTCATTGATGTTCCTTATGTTGGTGGTACTCTTGATGCAAATTCCGTTGAAACCTGCTCAGTATTTTTGGATAAATTAGACTGCGTTACATATTTTGAAACAGTTTTGGGAATTGCCAAATGCATTAAATCAAAAAAATATGATTTTGATGATTTAGTTGAGCAGGTTAAACAAACAAGATACAGAAATGGTATCGTTGATGGTTATTCTTCAAGATTACACTATACAGCCGACTGGATTTATGAGAATACGAAAAATAATATAACAAAGGACATTACCAAAAATATTGGTGGTGAAATTATTAAGTTCGATACTTTCTTTATGAGTAAGAATTTTGATAAATATAATGCTTTGAAAGACAATCCAGAGCTTGTAAGAGTTATAAAACAGCAGGAAGAAGCAATTAATAGCCGTGAGTATTATTATATTCCTAAAAATAAACTAAGTAGAAAAATATCCGGTATCGAATCCGGCGATATAATTGCAATAACCACATCAATTCCCGGATTGGATTATGCTCATATAGGATTTGCCTTCAAAAATGATAAGGAAGAAATTCAACTATTGCACGCTTCATCAAAAAAGAAAAAAGTAGTATTGGATATTTACCTATCAGAATATCTTAAAGGAATTAAAAATAACACAGGTATAACTGTTCTGCGATCTGTTTAA
- a CDS encoding tetratricopeptide repeat-containing sensor histidine kinase has protein sequence MKLVNFLMIFVVFSTWHIKSETDDKLDSLVRYYQVSNIDSLKVDGLVDIIDYLSKTNPSKAAEFIDTLDDLTIKLNDNNHRINFYIQKSIFFAKTSKLQESNEILLRAINIFDDLTKPFFKANVYMNLGINFLRLGDYTSSINYLNKSIDICKENDLTALLGSNYITLGIINHEAGNLSRSKQYYFDAEKIFIELKQEERLSMVYNNLANVYKSLDSLDLAIEYLDKSISIYEKLKIVTRLSTAYHNKGVYLAGMKNYGEAIESLNKSIEIKKIANDQIGMGVSLLGISQVYDLLENYDYSIKYLNEALEIFKANDTKKHLLDAYQVLHNLYAAKGDYKSSYESLSIYHNLKDSIFNENNQRMINELNANYDLSSKEIENQNLRIQSDRQQYYIIIAILIVVLIGSLAVLYFIKNRTMKKINKLLEDNKNKIESQNAKLEILNNELTTANYHLKELNDTKDKYFSIISHDLKGPISSQNNLIEMLLNREEDLTVEEKKEYLDLVFESAQNTYKLLENLLIWGNLQMKRNTAHFTNLNLLNLVQNVLDNLTLQITMKNIKLKISIPETVFMVADVSMIATILRNLTNNSVKFTNQGGLIEISYSHSDGNHLIVIKDSGIGMNNDIIEKLFRIDAEISRPGTNNEKGTGLGLIICKEFVEIHNGKIWAESTPAVGTKFFVTIPDCLTPEFEA, from the coding sequence ATGAAATTAGTTAATTTCTTAATGATTTTTGTAGTTTTTTCTACCTGGCATATCAAGTCCGAAACGGATGATAAGCTGGATTCGCTTGTTAGATATTACCAAGTTTCAAATATTGATTCATTAAAAGTAGATGGATTAGTTGATATTATTGATTATTTATCTAAAACAAACCCCTCAAAAGCTGCTGAATTTATAGATACTTTAGATGATTTAACAATAAAACTTAATGACAATAACCATAGAATAAATTTCTATATTCAAAAATCAATATTTTTTGCAAAAACATCTAAGTTGCAGGAGTCAAATGAAATTCTGTTAAGAGCAATAAATATATTTGATGATTTAACCAAGCCGTTTTTCAAAGCAAATGTTTATATGAATCTCGGTATAAATTTTCTGAGACTGGGAGATTATACATCATCAATCAATTATTTGAACAAATCAATTGATATTTGCAAGGAAAATGATTTAACTGCTCTTTTAGGTTCAAATTATATAACTTTGGGTATAATCAATCACGAAGCAGGAAATTTAAGCCGTTCAAAACAATACTATTTTGACGCAGAAAAAATATTTATTGAGCTTAAGCAGGAAGAAAGACTTTCAATGGTTTACAACAATCTTGCAAATGTTTATAAATCATTGGATTCATTAGATTTAGCAATAGAATATCTTGATAAATCAATTAGCATTTACGAAAAGTTGAAAATTGTAACAAGACTAAGTACAGCGTATCACAATAAAGGCGTTTATTTAGCAGGTATGAAAAATTATGGCGAAGCGATAGAAAGCCTCAATAAGTCAATTGAAATAAAAAAAATAGCAAACGACCAAATTGGAATGGGTGTTTCACTCCTTGGAATATCACAAGTTTATGATTTACTTGAAAATTACGACTACTCCATAAAATATTTAAATGAAGCTTTAGAAATATTTAAGGCTAATGATACGAAAAAGCATTTATTAGATGCCTATCAGGTTTTACACAATTTATATGCTGCAAAAGGTGATTATAAGAGTTCTTATGAAAGTTTGTCCATTTACCATAATCTTAAGGATAGCATTTTCAACGAAAATAATCAAAGAATGATTAACGAGCTAAATGCTAATTATGATTTATCATCGAAAGAAATTGAGAATCAAAACCTTAGAATTCAGTCAGATCGTCAGCAATACTACATTATTATAGCTATATTAATAGTAGTGCTGATTGGATCATTAGCTGTGCTTTATTTTATAAAGAACAGAACGATGAAAAAAATCAATAAATTATTAGAAGATAACAAAAACAAGATAGAAAGTCAGAATGCAAAGCTGGAAATTTTGAATAATGAATTAACTACAGCTAATTATCATTTAAAAGAATTAAATGACACAAAAGATAAGTACTTTTCGATAATATCGCATGACCTGAAAGGACCAATATCTTCGCAAAATAATTTGATTGAAATGCTTCTTAACCGTGAGGAAGATTTAACGGTTGAGGAAAAGAAAGAGTATCTTGATTTGGTTTTCGAATCCGCCCAGAATACATATAAATTGTTGGAGAATCTTCTCATTTGGGGTAATTTACAAATGAAAAGAAATACAGCACATTTTACTAATTTGAATTTACTTAATCTTGTTCAAAATGTATTAGATAATCTCACTTTGCAGATTACTATGAAGAATATTAAATTGAAGATTAGTATTCCTGAAACTGTTTTTATGGTTGCCGATGTTAGTATGATTGCTACAATCTTGAGAAACTTAACTAATAATTCAGTTAAGTTTACTAATCAGGGAGGTCTGATTGAAATTAGTTACTCGCATTCCGATGGAAATCATTTGATAGTGATTAAAGATTCAGGTATTGGTATGAATAATGATATAATCGAAAAATTATTTAGAATTGATGCTGAAATATCAAGACCCGGAACAAATAACGAAAAGGGTACAGGCTTGGGACTTATTATATGTAAAGAATTTGTTGAAATTCACAATGGTAAAATTTGGGCTGAAAGTACTCCGGCAGTGGGTACCAAGTTTTTTGTCACGATTCCGGATTGCTTAACTCCTGAATTTGAAGCTTAA